In Stigmatopora argus isolate UIUO_Sarg chromosome 17, RoL_Sarg_1.0, whole genome shotgun sequence, the following are encoded in one genomic region:
- the LOC144092097 gene encoding olfactory receptor 10K1-like, producing MEWNGTVVLSFGGFVEVEKYGYVYFLLLFPLYVFILCSNGIIIFLIWTHRNLHEPMYIFIAALSLNSILFSTVIYPKLFVDVLSNEQSISYQGCLVQVFFFYCLGSSDLFLLLAMAYDRYVSICRPLQYSTAMSKVTVRIFLTLAWFVPVFQITVTIIMQSRQKVCNLTLLGFFCNATMIQIHCTTPIYLSMWTLFTLVNTAVIPMFLIFLTYMKIFMNIYNSHGEVRNKAISTCLPHVTVLIMTISMMALDVVIGLLDTVISKKVSLIMNLQVLVYNPLFNPIMYGLKMKEIWKHLRRLLLCRSHVEKMNIGAE from the coding sequence ATGGAGTGGAATGGAACAGTGGTGCTAAGTTTTGGTGGCTTTGTAGAAGTTGAAAAGTACGGATATGTgtattttctgttgttgtttccACTGTATGTTTTCATTCTCTGCTCTAATGGcataattatttttctaatcTGGACTCACAGGAACCTTCATGAGCCCATGTACATTTTCATTGCAGCTCTATCCCTCAACTCCATTTTGTTCAGCACTGTTATCTACCCGAAACTTTTTGTGGATGTGTTGTCTAATGAGCAGAGCATTTCTTACCAGGGATGTTTggtccaggttttttttttctattgtttagGTTCTTCTGACTTATTTTTGTTGCTAGCCATGGCTTATGACAGATATGTGTCAATCTGCCGGCCCCTGCAATATTCAACTGCTATGAGCAAAGTCACTGTCAGAATTTTCTTGACTTTGGCCTGGTTTGTGCCCGTCTTTCAGATAACAGTTACAATTATTATGCAGTCCAGACAAAAAGTCTGTAATCTTACGTTGTTGGGGTTTTTTTGCAATGCAACAATGATTCAGATTCACTGTACAACACCAATCTATCTGAGTATGTGGACTTTATTTACTTTAGTAAATACTGCTGTTATCCCTATGTTCTTGATCTTCCTCACATACATGAAGATATTCATGAACATCTATAATAGCCACGGGGAAGTGCGGAACAAAGCAATATCTACGTGTCTACCCCACGTAACTGTTTTAATCATGACCATTAGTATGATGGCCTTAGACGTCGTTATTGGGTTACTGGATACGGTGATTTCTAAAAAGGTTTCACTGATAATGAATTTGCAAGTGCTGGTGTACAATCCTCTTTTTAATCCAATCATGTATGGGTTGAAGATGAAAGAAATCTGGAAACACCTTAGGAGATTGTTGTTGTGCCGCAGTCATGTTGAAAAGATGAATATTGGGGCAGAATGA
- the LOC144092098 gene encoding olfactory receptor 10J4-like — protein MEWNGTVVLSFDGFVEVEKYGYVYFLLLFPLYVFILCSNGIIIFLIWTHRNLHEPMYIFIAALSFNSILFSTVIYPKLLVNVLSNEQSISYPECTVQSFFFYSSGSSDLFLLLSMAYDRYVSICRPLQYSTAMSKVTVRIFLILAWFVPVFQLTSIMVMQSRQKVCNLTLSGVFCNATMIQIHCTIPVYLRVWTLFVVVNTAVIPMLLIVLTYMKIFVNIYNSQGEVRNKAISTCLPHITVLIMSISLMTIDIVIGLLDTVISKKVSLIIHLQVLVYSPLFNPIMYGLKMKEIWKHLRRLLFCRSDVERMNIGAE, from the coding sequence atggaatggaatggaacaGTGGTGCTAAGTTTTGATGGCTTTGTAGAAGTTGAAAAGTACGGATATGTgtattttctgttgttgtttccACTGTATGTTTTCATTCTCTGCTCTAATGGcataattatttttctaatcTGGACTCACAGGAACCTTCATGAGCCCATGTACATTTTCATTGCAGCTCTATCCTTCAACTCCATTTTGTTCAGCACTGTTATCTACCCGAAACTTTTGGTGAATGTGTTGTCTAATGAGCAGAGCATTTCTTACCCTGAGTGTACtgtccagagtttttttttctatagttcAGGTTCTTCTGACTTATTTTTGTTGCTATCCATGGCTTATGACAGATATGTGTCCATCTGCCGGCCCCTGCAATATTCAACTGCCATGAGCAAAGTCACTGTCAGAATTTTCTTGATTTTGGCCTGGTTTGTGCCCGTCTTTCAGTTAACATCTATAATGGTTATGCAGTCCAGACAAAAAGTCTGTAATCTTACGTTGTCGGGGGTTTTTTGCAATGCAACAATGATTCAGATTCACTGTACAATACCAGTCTATCTTAGGGTGTGGACTTTATTTGTTGTAGTAAATACTGCTGTTATCCCTATGTTATTGATCGTCCTCACATACATGAAGATATTCGTGAACATCTATAATAGCCAGGGGGAAGTGCGGAACAAAGCAATATCTACGTGTCTACCCCACATAACTGTTTTAATCATGAGCATTAGTTTGATGACCATAGACATCGTTATTGGGTTACTGGATACGGTGATTTCAAAAAAGGTTTCACTGATAATACATTTGCAAGTGCTGGTGTACAGTCCTCTTTTTAATCCAATCATGTATGGGTTGAAGATGAAAGAAATCTGGAAACACCTTAGGAGATTGTTGTTTTGCCGCAGTGATGTTGAAAGGATGAATATTGGGGCAGAATGA
- the LOC144092099 gene encoding olfactory receptor 10AG1-like encodes MEWNGTLVLSFGGFVEVEKYGYVYFLLLFPLYVFILCSNGIIIFLIWTHRNLHEPMYIFIAALSLNSILFSTVIYPKLFVDVLSNEQVISYWGCSVQSLFFYSLGSSDLLLLLAMAYDRYVSICRPLQYSTAMSKVTVRIFLTLAWFVPVFQITAIMVMESKQKVCNRTLSGFFCNATITQIHCTSPIYLRVWTLFVVVNTAVIPMFLILLTYMKIFMNIYNSHGEVQNKAISTCLPHVTVLIMTISLMTIDIIIGLLETVISKKVSLIINLQVLVYNPLFNPIMYGLKMKEIWKHLRRLLLCRSHVEKMNTGAE; translated from the coding sequence ATGGAGTGGAATGGAACATTAGTGCTAAGTTTTGGTGGCTTTGTAGAAGTTGAAAAGTACGGATATGTgtattttctgttgttgtttccACTGTATGTTTTCATTCTCTGCTCTAATGGcataattatttttctaatcTGGACTCACAGGAACCTTCATGAGCCCATGTACATTTTCATTGCAGCTCTATCCCTCAACTCCATTTTGTTCAGCACTGTTATCTACCCGAAACTTTTTGTGGATGTGTTGTCTAATGAGCAGGTCATTTCTTACTGGGGATGTTCGGTCCAGAGTTTATTTTTCTATAGTTTAGGTTCTTCTGACTTACTTTTGTTGCTAGCCATGGCTTATGACAGATATGTGTCCATCTGCCGGCCCCTGCAATATTCAACTGCCATGAGCAAAGTCACTGTCAGAATTTTCTTGACTTTGGCCTGGTTTGTGCCCGTCTTTCAGATAACAGCTATAATGGTTATGGAGTCCAAACAAAAAGTCTGTAATCGTAcgttgtcaggttttttttgcaatgcaacAATTACTCAGATTCACTGTACATCACCAATCTATCTGAGGGTGTGGACTTTATTTGTTGTAGTAAATACTGCTGTTATCCCTATGTTCTTGATCCTCCTCACATACATGAAGATATTCATGAACATCTATAATAGCCACGGGGAAGTGCAGAACAAAGCAATATCTACGTGTCTACCCCACGTAACTGTTTTAATCATGACCATTAGTTTGATGACCATAGACATCATTATTGGGTTACTGGAAACGGTGATTTCAAAAAAGGTTTCACTGATAATAAATTTGCAAGTGCTGGTGTACAATCCTCTTTTTAATCCAATCATGTATGGGTTGAAGATGAAAGAAATCTGGAAACACCTTAGGAGATTGTTGTTGTGCCGCAGTCATGTTGAAAAGATGAATACTGGGGCAGAATGA
- the LOC144092095 gene encoding olfactory receptor 11A1-like gives MEQNGTRMLNLGGYVGVDEYGYVYFMFLFSLYVFILCCNGIIIFVIWTHKNLHEPMYIFIAALSLNSLLFSCTIYPKIFVDVLSNEQTISYVGCLVQAFFFYTLTNSDLYLLLVMAYDRYLSICRPLQYSSTMGTTNVSILLGLAWFVPAFQMAVTLVLQSKQGICNFTLEGFYCNVKMVKIHCRTPMYLTAWSLFNLLTSSILPLLSVLITYIKIFMTIYQSHGEVRKKAIETCSPHLIVLFTSLSLISFDFTIGHLDSMLPKSINLIMSLQMLVYSPLFNPIIYGWKMKEIWKHIKRLFPCCHDVETNKSLVD, from the coding sequence ATGGAACAGAACGGAACAAGAATGCTTAATCTCGGTGGTTATGTAGGGGTTGACGAGTATGGATATGTGTATTTTATGTTCTTGTTTTCACTTTATGTTTTCATTCTCTGCTGTAAtggcattattatttttgtaatctGGACTCACAAGAATCTACATGAGCCCATGTACATTTTCATTGCAGCTTTATCCCTCAACTCGCTTTTGTTTAGCTGTACGATCTACCCCAAAATTTTTGTAGATGTGTTGTCTAACGAGCAGACCATTTCTTACGTGGGATGTTTGgtccaggctttttttttttacactttaacAAATTCAGATTTATACTTGTTATTAGTTATGGCTTATGACCGATATCTGTCCATCTGCAGGCCCCTGCAGTATTCATCTACCATGGGCACGACTAATGTCAGCATTCTTTTGGGTTTGGCCTGGTTTGTGCCTGCCTTTCAGATGGCGGTGACATTGGTTCTACAGTCCAAACAAGGAATCTGTAACTTTACTTTGGAGGGATTTTATTGCAACGTTAAAATGGTTAAGATTCACTGCAGAACACCGATGTATCTCACTGCCTGGAGTTTATTTAATTTGTTAACAAGTTCTATCTTGCCTTTACTGTCCGTCCTGATTACGTACATAAAGATATTCATGACCATTTATCAGAGCCACGGAGAGGTCCGTAAAAAGGCCATTGAAACATGTTCGCCGCACTTAATAGTTTTATTTACCTCATTAAGTTTGATATCCTTTGACTTCACCATTGGGCATCTGGATTCGATGCTTCCAAAAAGTATTAATCTGATCATGAGTCTACAAATGCTGGTGTATAGCCCTCTGTTCAATCCAATTATATACGGCTGGAAGATGAAAGAAATCTGGAAACACATCAAGAGGTTGTTTCCGTGTTGCCACGATGTTGAAACGAACAAAAGTCTGGTTGATTGA
- the LOC144092096 gene encoding olfactory receptor 10J4-like, with protein sequence MTFVFIMEWNGTVVLSFGGFVEVEKYGYVYFLLLFPLYVFILCSNGIIIFLIWTHRNLHEPMYIFIAALSLNSILFSTVIYPKLFVNVLSNEQSISYPECTVQSFFFYSSGSSDLFLLLAMAYDRYVSICRPLQYSTAMSKVTVRIFLTLAWFVPVFQITAIMVMQSRQKVCNLTLSGVFCNATMIQIHCTIPVYLRVWILFVVVNTAVIPMLLIVLTYMKIFMNIYNSQGEVRNKAISTCLPHVTVLIMSISLMTLDIVIGLLDTVISKKVSLIIHLQVLVYSPLFNPIMYGLKMKEIWKHLRRLLFCRSHVERMNIGAE encoded by the coding sequence ATGACATTTGTGTTTAtcatggaatggaatggaacaGTGGTGCTAAGTTTTGGTGGCTTTGTAGAAGTTGAAAAGTACGGATATGTgtattttctgttgttgtttccACTGTATGTTTTCATTCTCTGCTCTAATGGcataattatttttctaatcTGGACTCACAGGAACCTTCATGAGCCCATGTACATTTTCATTGCAGCTCTATCCCTCAACTCCATTTTGTTCAGCACTGTTATCTACCCGAAACTTTTTGTGAATGTGTTGTCTAATGAGCAGAGCATTTCTTACCCTGAGTGTACtgtccagagtttttttttctatagttcAGGTTCTTCTGACTTATTTTTATTGCTAGCCATGGCTTATGACAGATATGTGTCCATCTGCCGGCCCCTACAATATTCAACTGCCATGAGCAAAGTCACTGTCAGAATTTTCTTGACTTTGGCCTGGTTTGTTCCCGTCTTTCAGATAACAGCTATAATGGTTATGCAGTCCAGACAAAAAGTCTGTAATCTTACGTTGTCGGGTGTTTTTTGCAATGCAACAATGATTCAGATTCACTGTACAATACCAGTCTATCTGAGGGTGtggattttatttgttgtagTAAATACTGCTGTTATCCCTATGTTATTGATTGTCCTCACATACATGAAGATATTCATGAACATCTATAATAGCCAGGGGGAAGTGCGGAACAAAGCAATATCTACGTGTCTACCCCACGTAACTGTTTTAATCATGAGCATTAGTTTGATGACCCTAGACATCGTTATTGGGTTACTGGATACGGTGATTTCAAAAAAGGTTTCGCTTATAATACATTTGCAAGTGCTGGTGTACAGTCCTCTTTTTAATCCAATCATGTATGGGTTGAAGATGAAAGAAATCTGGAAACACCTTAGGAGATTGTTGTTTTGCCGCAGTCATGTTGAAAGGATGAATATTGGGGCAGAATGA